The segment GTTCACCCATTGcacaattaattttgtttattacttGAGACGGAaatgtgttaattattttttcgatGATATCTGTGAAACTCACTTCGCTGCGGCTTCACATCGGCCTCAGTTTGTTGAGGTTGTTGTTCGCTGTGGTGTGGCGTTTCTTGCTGCGGCGGTTGTTGCTGCTGCAtttgctgttgctgcagctGTTGCTGCAGCAACGCAACCTCGCGGTCCCTCTCCTGTTGCTGCGTCTGCATGTGCTGCAGCTgttgctgcagctgcagcaacGCGTTCATAATTTCggtttctgaaagaaaaaggaggtaTGTAACATGCATGTTTTTGAATCATGCAGTATATTACTTTTTCACTGAATTTGGAATTATACTTACGTTCATTTGTTTGAACCGTTATATCTTTCATATTTCtgtgagaaaaaaagaagtttcatgaataaaaaaggaaataatccGTTCGCATTTGTGGATGAAGTTCGGAAAAATAATCACCCCCTATTTCTTTAAAAGTCAGTAATGTTATGTGTTTTATacactgattacgaatatcGTTGACAATGCTATCCAACTGTCTTTACTAGCTGTTAACGGTTACATGGAAGTTTTGGATATATCATATTGAATGAATATCGTAGTGAAATTTCGCGACAACTTGATTTGCATTccgcaaaatagaaaatccgaATATCCTGAAGTAATTGAATAAACGGATGTACGTTTATCTTGTCGCGTCGCCGCCACAAGAATTTGGAAGTAACAATGttgttgaaataatttcttattttttcgcACAATAGTCGCCAATTTGTCGTTatgatattcgtaatcagtgtATGAACAAACGTAAgaatacttttcttttttaatccaAAAAAGGGGGGCTGAGTGGTTTTTCGAACTACACCCAAGTAAACCACGAACCATTGacgattaaattaatatatgttatatgtataatgtatattatataaagaaatgaaatattgcttgTTATTTGGTACTTACGTCTGAACAGCAGCTCGTTCGGGtagaaaatgaacaaaatctgTGTCTTCTAAAGGAAGACagttggtggggcacatttCACGATCGCATACAGAAACAATTTTCGCTGTGCGTCGTATAGATGCACAAATATCATCTAGTTCCTACATTATTAGAAGTTtgccgactgcttcgaacgtaaAGAAGGACAGCGAttgaaaaagaggacggagTGAAAACAATCGACTGTATGTCTGTCGaacaatactaatgcaacgacgaaaattttttattaataatttttttggtTTCAAAGTGTTATCAACAGatttgtgatatttttctgATGATAATAAGACCAAACCAGAAGTAAATCGgactattttttttattaataactttaaattgatgagGTCAATCATTACTAGCCAATGAAAGTCAAATAAAACCGATTTCTTTCGTGTTGGTACTCATTTTAATCGGAATAAGCTGAACAATCCATTGATACTATTTTTTGGAAGATaagacaaaaattattataaatgtaatgtTTTTTACTGGATGGTGATTTGCTTTACTCGCGGCATCCCTTTGGAATGCCTCTATCTCGTTTTCTCTCGTAATACGtattctctttccttttttatgacGGATTCGAAGCTCTGCTGGGTTCCAGGAAATTGTCAGTAGGGGAATGTCACGCAATTTTATCGGCCAGCGTAGGGGAAATGAGGGATCCGTTGCACACACCGTCGTTTTCTTAATTGTTTACACGAGCCAAGTCAGTAGATGTAGGTGTTTCGACCAATAATATATTACGGCTGCAAGTCGTGTGAGCAAAGGCGGGGCACGACCAATCCTACCCAAATTTTTGGCGACGGCCAAGTTACGAACGGCGAACAGCAGTCAGTTTCAATTAACACCTTGCAACGCTGCTttccattgaattttttttcaatatattgtGTTGTGAGGTAAATTGtaacaattataattttatttctttttttttggaatttttttgtaataattgataaataaagaaCAGGGTCCAATTTTGCTTTCAGTAAGTAATTGTATTTGAAAACAAAGGGAccaagtctgctttaagcgacttaTTTGTATAAGAAGTGTGCTTGAAGCGACTAATTGTTAAAAGAAGTCTGCTATAAGCGAGCATAAAAAAAGGCTGCTTTAAGCGACTAATTGTTAAAAGAAGTCTGCTATAAGCGACTGATTGATAAAAGAAGTCAGCTTGAAGCgacttatttataaaacaagtctgctttaagcgactgattgctaaaagaagtcagcttgaagcgacttatttataaaagaagtctgctttaagcgactgattgttaaAACAAGTCTGCTATAAGCgacttatttataaaagaagtctgctataagcgactgattgataaaagaagtcagcttgaagcgacttatttataaaacaagtctgctttaagcgactgattgctaaaagaagtcagcttgaagcgacttatttataaaagaagtctgctttaagcgactgattgttaaAACAAGTCTGCTATAAGCgacttatttataaaagaagtctgctataagcgactgattgataaaagaagtcagcttgaagcgacttatttataaaacaagtctgctttaagcgactgattgctaaaagaagtcagcttgaagcgacttatttataaaagaagtctgctttcagcgactgattgttaaaacaagtctgctttaagcgactgattgttaaaagaagtctgctttaagcgactgactgataaaacaagtctgctttaagcggCTGATCGATAAAACAAGTCTGCTGTACGCGACTGATTGATAAAACaggtctgctttaagcgactgattgtgaaaataataaaaaaagcgCGGGAAATCCTCTTTTTAATCCTTCATCTTCACTGAAACTAGGTACGTCTGATATATGAAAGTATGGATAGACGTACAAAAAGTGCATCCCGTATGAGACAGAACCGTGCAAATGAATCAGATGATGCCAAACAATTACGTCTTTGTAAAAAACGTAAAAGAACCGCAGAGGCACGGCGTCAAGAAAGTATTGATGAACGCCGTGCGAGATTGTCTGCACAGTGGAAATATGCTGTTTCGAAATTATCGCGCGAAACGGTCACTGAAAAAAAACGTCGGCTAAGCCAAATGTCTCATCGTTTAAATAACGAATCTGCCGAGCAACGGtcacgtcgtatcggattaatccgcCGGCGtgtagcgaacgaatctgccgaggCACGATCACGCCGATtgcgattaatccgcagacgtttagcgaacgaatctgccaaGGCACGATCACGCCGATTCCGATTAATCCGTAGGCGTTTAGCTAACGAATCTGccgaggaacgatcacgccgtttacgattaatccgcagacgtttagcgaacgaatctacTGAGGAACGTTCTGAACGTCTAATGGTTATGAGAAATCGTACGCGAGAAGTACTACGAAATGAACGTACCGAATCCCGAAATACGCGTTTAAGGAATATGCGTGAAGTAgcgaaaaatcgaagaaaagaACTTCTCCTTCAGGTAGACAACTTTAAATctactattaatatttttgctgatgtacCATGTGCAGCGTGTTccaagactttatatccgcagcaacgttacgctttgcacacgcagcctttgtctggtctaattcctgcaaatctaatACAATcggagaagataacaacatgttctcgttgcctacataatcttaaaaaaaaaaaagttccaTCTAAGGCATtgtggaataaaatggaactaatgtctgtacctcaggagatagcagatttatcggaaattgagaaacaaatgttgtgcagaatagtaccgtttctgaaaatcatgaaaattcaaaatcggttcagtcaggattggtgcaaaggtcaggtagtcctatttgcccgcgatgtgtttgaagtagccgagcaacttccacttagattaaacgaaaccggtataatgattgtagtgcAAAGgctcgaaaatttggagcgacaaagacaatttgaaatagatGTTGGGAAACTTCGAgtagctttacaatggctattacaaaataatgctttgtacaaagatgtgcgaccatgtttttctaatattaccaataacattttggaaatagctgatgtcgttgaagagccttgtattgtaagaaacgaaatggaagttgcagaaagaaatactgattcaaacagtagatttgtaAATGTTGGACcgaatgtagctattttacgagggtcgtgccatcaagctagcgatcgcttcagtattgaatctcgcggtaagcaatgtactggcatagctgcagttgcttgtgttgcgtttcatttgctcgaccctagtacgtggtgtactagtgatgtcgattatgtacttttagtaggagataaatattaccgtgattgcattgaagcgcgaagtaatcctgaccccagagaagtcaatgtcgactatttagccgttaccgaattattgccacacatatcatttaataacaacagagtcaatattaacattggttatgaaatggctgtaaatggtcatattgatattgataatagcgatgaaggatttccaaatttaaagaaCGCTTTGATTACATTTTTCCAACAGTATAcgtacggaattcttactgcCAATTTTACATCAGTCGCTGTATCATGCGGTAACAAGCCGGGAAGTACGtactattggttgtttgattcccatgcaagaggtccaaaaggatataaagcatcGTCACGGGGCGtctcatgctgtatgaaatttactagTATTGATAATTTACACATCATCTTGCATCGTAATTTGTATGCTAAAGAAGGCAATAACAACGTGATAAATATCTATTCACTAACACCTCTAACAATTGCACCCGAAATGAATAGATCTCCTCAAGTAGAAAGGATTCAACCCCGACCGCTCGTAGAGAATCCGAccaaaaacaaattattttccaaCGTCGATAGTAACGTCTCTgtcagtaataataataataacgcaaAAAATGACCCGACACAACTGGTGAATATATATAGAAAAGCAGTacctcctttgaacctagagagggagagaaggatggaagaactgtgttggttcttcctgtttccggatggtaaaaatggattcggagagcatcgagacatctcaattacaccactggattacttccaagcgcgtattctgagcaatgacaaacgattccaacgaacagattatttgttcttcgcattatctgttgttgaatactaccgcgcaaaagctagcgtttcagtatcatgtagaatgcgccaaggggaacatactccacagggattagtagataatatgcacctcacgatgagaaatataagaggatcggcatcatactggaaacgatgctgttcggaattaatcgccatggtccgaagtcttggaccgcccacatggtttgctacgttctcttgcaatgatctaaattggccagatatgttgaaagcattactactatccgatggtcgccccattaccgaatttgaaaacctaacttttgcaaatcgactaaagttggttcagagataccctgtagttattgcaagacaatttacgttatgtgtaaacgcgttaatgcagtaTTTAAGAAACTCCGATTGCTTAGGTggcgttgttatcgatttttggcatagaatagaatttcagaacaggggaagtccacatttccacatgcttctttggtgtgcaaacgtacctgatttccttaccaacgaaggccgcaacgttattgagaaagttgtatcttgttcattggaagcagaaaatccagatatgagggacatagttcaaaaggtccaaattcataaacattctgctacatgttacaaagatcgtaataatcgttgttgtcgttttgGATTCCCGAGgccgataagtgaaagaacgatgtacttaggtccagatgacacacttgcgaataatggacgtttctgcgtacttaagagaacaggaaatgaaattatggtgaataattacaacccaactcttttaaagctttgggaagcaaacatggatattcaaccatgcggaaatgttacagctgtcgcatattatattgctaaatacgcaagtaaatgcgagccgcaggacgCAGGAAATACtattaaagaagccattttacgagcgaaacgccggaGCGGAACCGTCCGGGATCAACTATTTtcggtatctatggcaattctgTCTCAACGTGTGGTTAGTGCTCCCGAATGTGCTTATCGGTTATGTCATTTGCCTCTGAAAATGAGCTcgcgaaaagctgtatttataaatagctgtcggcctgagcagagatatagaattttgCGATTCGAAGAatatgaaacatcatttttcaataacatattcgatcgttacgtaaagagaccagacaatctagaggatttgagcttagctgaatttgctgtccgatatgaaacagtttccaGTGGTatgtggacagaagaggatggagacgcagaacttcgaaatgacgatgaagaaatatcaaggtcgaaatttatcaaattaaaggacaatacccgaatgcgaataagaaataaaccagctgtacttcgccaccgatattataccctgaACAGTGACAGAGAAgaatatttctataacttaatagtgtgtcacattccatttcgtgatgaaagtacacttatgtccgaaaatgaatcttcggaacaatgttttctt is part of the Osmia bicornis bicornis unplaced genomic scaffold, iOsmBic2.1, whole genome shotgun sequence genome and harbors:
- the LOC123988779 gene encoding uncharacterized protein DDB_G0285291-like is translated as MKDITVQTNEQTEIMNALLQLQQQLQHMQTQQQERDREVALLQQQLQQQQMQQQQPPQQETPHHSEQQPQQTEADVKPQRKRGTAAGKKRRAYRGRWPRGGRGGGRDGGMGGGMGGGRGAPNKYYFSLF